In Synechococcus sp. KORDI-52, one genomic interval encodes:
- a CDS encoding GNAT family N-acetyltransferase, with amino-acid sequence MTPIRLVHHAPGAPGLRWLGLGPDLRPGRALLKLQRLFDRHAFWARGRSFSQLRRLLAGSDAVVSLWRGKRLVGFGRATSDGFSRAVLWDIVVAGDLQGHGLGRRVIEELLHTPPVVGVERVYLMTTKSAGFYRQLGFQDANPQQLMVLRR; translated from the coding sequence GTGACCCCGATCCGGCTGGTTCACCATGCCCCCGGTGCCCCAGGCTTGCGCTGGCTCGGCCTCGGGCCGGATCTGCGCCCCGGCAGGGCGCTGCTGAAGCTGCAACGGCTGTTCGATCGCCATGCCTTCTGGGCTCGCGGCCGTAGCTTTTCCCAGCTGCGGCGATTGCTGGCCGGCAGCGACGCCGTGGTGAGCCTCTGGCGGGGCAAGCGGCTGGTGGGCTTCGGCCGGGCCACCTCCGATGGCTTCAGCCGGGCTGTGCTCTGGGACATCGTCGTGGCCGGCGATCTGCAGGGCCATGGCCTGGGCCGCCGGGTGATCGAAGAACTTCTCCACACCCCGCCGGTGGTGGGCGTGGAACGGGTGTATCTGATGACCACCAAGAGTGCGGGCTTCTACCGGCAACTGGGCTTCCAGGATGCGAACCCCCAGCAATTGATGGTGCTGCGCCGCTGA
- the mutS gene encoding DNA mismatch repair protein MutS yields the protein MPRSASQPPDDALQGNLFGAPEPATPAAPGSEPEAASHDLSDDELGADAAARPRQRQAPSTDSSAETPGASDPEPSSDEPAWAHHSQLDPLELTPMLRHYVELKAAHPERVLLYRLGDFFECFFEDAIELSRVLELTLTGKEGGKAIGRVPMAGIPHHAAERYCAELIKQGYSVALCDQLETTPTKGALLKRDITRVLTPGTVLEEGMLSARRNNWLAAVVVEPAEGKQPLRWGLASADVSTGEVQVMQREESSALHQQLAQQEASELLWAAALDAERPAWCPERLRLTPMASTPFSPADAERTLQQHYGLSSLDGLGLPEQPLALQALGGLLRYLQDTQPLEEESRIPLEVPAIVHRGDALVLDAQTRRNLELTATQRDNQLQGSLLWAIDRTLTAMGGRCLRRWLEAPLMDRQAIQQRQDLVSSLVGERSLRLAIRQLLRPMGDLERLAGRAGAGHAGARDLVAIADGLERLPQLTARLKSAISSGPEWLEQLLSPDPALAELARTIRHKLVEAPPLSLSEGDLIHDGVDPLLDGLRNQLDDQDAWLSHQEQQERQRSGISTLKLQHHRTFGYFLAVSKAKATAVPDHWIRRQTLANEERFITPELKEREGRIFQLRARACQREYELFCQLRDEVGAMAAPIRQAARAVAALDALTGLADVAASGGYCAPTITDGRGLQLEASRHPVVEQRLVETAFTPNDVLLGDGTDLVVLTGPNASGKSCYLRQIGLIQLMAQIGSWVPARSATVGIADRIFTRVGAVDDLAAGQSTFMVEMAETANILHHASDRSLVLLDEIGRGTATFDGLSIAWAVSEHLAGDLGSRTVFATHYHELNNLASERDNVANFQVLVEETGEDLVFLHQVQAGGASRSYGIEAARLAGVPKPVVKRARQVLDQLAA from the coding sequence ATGCCCCGGTCCGCGTCCCAGCCCCCTGACGACGCCCTGCAGGGCAATCTGTTTGGCGCTCCCGAACCAGCAACGCCGGCTGCGCCCGGCAGCGAACCTGAGGCGGCCAGCCACGACCTCAGCGACGACGAACTCGGGGCCGATGCCGCCGCACGGCCCCGCCAGCGCCAGGCCCCATCAACTGACAGCAGCGCTGAGACCCCAGGGGCCAGCGATCCCGAACCCAGCAGCGACGAACCGGCCTGGGCCCACCACAGCCAGCTGGATCCGCTGGAGCTCACGCCGATGCTGCGCCACTACGTGGAGCTCAAAGCGGCCCATCCCGAACGGGTGCTGCTCTACCGCCTGGGCGACTTCTTCGAGTGCTTCTTCGAGGACGCGATCGAGCTCTCCCGGGTGCTGGAGCTCACCCTCACCGGCAAGGAGGGCGGCAAGGCGATCGGCCGGGTGCCGATGGCGGGCATCCCCCACCACGCCGCTGAGCGCTACTGCGCCGAACTGATCAAGCAGGGCTACAGCGTGGCCCTCTGCGATCAACTGGAAACCACTCCCACCAAGGGCGCCCTGCTCAAGCGGGACATCACCCGGGTGCTGACCCCTGGCACGGTGCTGGAGGAGGGCATGCTCAGCGCCCGCCGGAACAACTGGCTGGCGGCGGTGGTGGTGGAGCCGGCCGAGGGGAAACAACCGCTGCGCTGGGGCCTGGCCAGCGCTGATGTGAGCACCGGCGAGGTGCAGGTGATGCAGCGGGAGGAGAGCAGCGCCCTGCACCAGCAACTGGCCCAGCAGGAGGCCTCCGAACTGCTCTGGGCCGCCGCCCTCGATGCTGAGCGGCCGGCCTGGTGCCCGGAACGGTTGCGACTGACGCCGATGGCCAGCACCCCCTTCAGCCCAGCGGACGCGGAGCGCACCCTGCAACAGCACTACGGGCTCAGCAGCCTCGATGGCCTGGGCCTGCCGGAACAGCCCTTGGCCCTGCAGGCCCTCGGCGGCCTGCTGCGCTACCTGCAGGACACCCAACCCCTGGAGGAAGAAAGCCGCATTCCCCTGGAGGTGCCGGCGATCGTGCACCGCGGCGATGCCCTGGTGCTGGATGCCCAGACCCGCCGCAACCTCGAGCTCACCGCCACCCAGCGCGACAACCAGTTGCAGGGGTCGCTGCTCTGGGCGATCGATCGCACCCTCACCGCCATGGGCGGCCGTTGCCTGCGCCGCTGGCTGGAAGCACCGTTGATGGACCGCCAAGCCATTCAGCAGCGCCAGGATCTGGTGAGCAGCCTGGTGGGGGAGCGCAGCCTGCGGCTGGCCATCCGTCAGCTGCTGCGGCCGATGGGCGACCTGGAGCGGCTGGCCGGCCGGGCCGGAGCGGGCCACGCCGGTGCCCGTGATCTGGTAGCTATCGCTGATGGCCTGGAACGGTTACCCCAGCTCACCGCGCGGCTGAAATCTGCGATCAGCTCGGGGCCGGAGTGGCTGGAGCAACTGCTCAGCCCCGATCCAGCCCTGGCCGAGCTGGCCCGAACGATTCGCCACAAGCTGGTGGAGGCCCCACCGCTCTCCCTCTCCGAGGGAGATCTGATCCATGACGGCGTCGACCCGCTGCTGGATGGGTTGCGGAACCAGCTGGACGATCAGGACGCCTGGCTCAGCCACCAGGAGCAACAGGAGCGCCAACGCAGTGGCATCAGCACCCTGAAGCTGCAGCACCACCGCACCTTCGGCTATTTCCTGGCGGTGAGCAAAGCCAAAGCCACCGCCGTTCCAGACCACTGGATCCGGCGCCAGACCCTGGCCAACGAGGAACGCTTCATCACTCCGGAGCTCAAAGAGCGAGAGGGGCGCATCTTCCAGCTGCGGGCCCGGGCTTGCCAACGGGAATACGAGCTGTTCTGCCAGCTGCGGGACGAGGTGGGGGCCATGGCTGCACCAATTCGCCAGGCTGCCCGCGCCGTCGCGGCCCTCGATGCCCTCACGGGCCTCGCCGACGTGGCCGCCAGCGGTGGCTACTGCGCACCAACCATCACCGACGGCCGGGGGCTGCAGCTGGAGGCCAGCCGCCATCCAGTGGTGGAGCAGCGGTTGGTGGAAACTGCGTTCACCCCCAATGATGTGCTGCTCGGTGATGGCACCGATCTGGTGGTGCTCACGGGCCCCAACGCGAGTGGCAAGAGCTGCTACCTACGCCAGATCGGCCTGATCCAGTTGATGGCCCAGATCGGCAGCTGGGTGCCGGCACGATCCGCGACTGTCGGCATCGCCGATCGGATCTTCACCCGGGTGGGTGCCGTGGATGATCTGGCCGCCGGCCAGTCCACCTTCATGGTGGAGATGGCCGAAACCGCCAACATCCTGCACCACGCCAGCGATCGTTCCCTGGTGCTGCTCGATGAGATCGGGCGTGGCACCGCCACCTTCGATGGCCTCTCGATCGCCTGGGCCGTGAGCGAGCACCTGGCCGGCGACCTGGGCAGCCGCACCGTGTTCGCCACCCATTATCACGAGCTGAACAACCTGGCCTCTGAACGCGACAACGTGGCCAACTTCCAGGTGCTGGTGGAGGAAACCGGTGAGGATCTGGTCTTCCTCCATCAGGTGCAGGCCGGCGGCGCCAGCCGCAGCTACGGCATCGAAGCGGCGCGACTCGCCGGTGTTCCCAAGCCCGTGGTGAAACGGGCCCGCCAGGTGCTGGATCAACTGGCGGCCTAA
- a CDS encoding glycosyltransferase family 2 protein, which produces MDTKTELNKKIAAAVAEYKTSPKQLRLLSRHLRKPETRKACRICATKLLKLNPDSKDAIASLIYTYANSSYSEKIRTALDLAHQNCQGNEDNLNKILHKVFKYLNEKEAGNFEGILHQYKIEKAEISRRLQINLNARTRLLNRASIETNSCDVITVASNEGPYIAEFIHHYIYQGFRNLFIGLNNDTSGQTGPIIELIAKQYPQVHLINTDQEHQQGQQRSSYCKLYDEASKISQSSHCMVVDVDESWVAYPLTTTIKEFLAAQPEADVISSNWLHCHGGNLFDNPLNLSNTRLELTNKFKSLFRYGTAVTDIGAHVPSVLAEPTVQHTSSDGQKINALTIDNEPLNGLRRLSKSGIQACIETTNTSWVIHRHTRSELEYSAKLLHPDVNELANPFKPNRTGYLLREEGVESRQLATNLLGPTHRPPQAYLNSLEAFIDRCGVNELIHEARAEKAKKANKVLNTKIAAAVAKSRSNPKRSRIISQLLRKPETRKTCRIYATKLLKLNPDSKDAIASLIYTYAHEDYSGKIRTALDLAHQNCQGNEDNLNKILHKVFKYLNEKEAGNFEGILHQYKIEKAEISRRLEINLNARTRLLNRASIETNSCDVITVASNEGPYIAEFIHHYIYQGFRNLFIGLNNDTSGQTGPIIELIAKQYPQVHLINTDQEHQQGQQRSSYCKLYDEASKISQSSHCMVVDVDESWVAYPLTTTIKEFLAAQPEADVISSNWLHCHGGNLFDNPLNLSNTRLELTNKFKSLFRYGTAVTDIGAHVPSVLAEPTVQHTSSDGQKINALTIDNEPLNGLRRLSKSGIQACIETTNTSWVIHRHTRSELEYSAKLLHPDVNELANPFKPNRTGYLLREEGVESRQLATNLLGPTHRPPQAYLNSLEAFIDRCGVNELIHEARAQIDEEQIKETIKAMNPKMIKTHQTVWQRTFRGTRFLKMLEHRCCECDVEPIA; this is translated from the coding sequence ATGGACACAAAGACTGAACTCAATAAAAAAATTGCCGCAGCCGTTGCGGAATACAAGACCAGCCCAAAACAATTACGCCTCCTCAGCCGACACCTGCGGAAGCCAGAGACACGAAAAGCCTGCCGCATCTGTGCCACAAAATTGCTCAAACTAAATCCGGACTCCAAAGATGCAATAGCCTCACTGATTTACACCTACGCCAACAGCAGCTACAGCGAAAAAATCCGCACAGCACTGGACCTCGCACACCAAAACTGCCAAGGCAATGAAGACAATCTCAATAAGATTCTGCATAAAGTATTTAAATATCTAAACGAGAAGGAGGCTGGCAACTTTGAAGGAATTTTGCACCAATACAAGATCGAGAAAGCCGAAATCTCCCGGCGACTGCAGATCAATCTAAACGCCAGAACGCGCCTCTTGAATCGCGCCAGCATTGAAACCAACAGCTGCGATGTGATCACCGTTGCTTCCAACGAAGGGCCCTACATAGCAGAATTTATTCACCACTACATTTACCAAGGATTTAGAAATCTTTTCATCGGACTGAACAACGACACCTCCGGACAAACAGGACCAATCATTGAATTAATTGCCAAGCAATATCCCCAGGTTCACCTGATCAATACAGACCAAGAGCATCAGCAAGGACAGCAGCGCAGTTCCTACTGCAAGCTCTATGACGAAGCATCCAAGATCAGTCAATCCTCCCATTGCATGGTGGTGGATGTGGATGAGTCCTGGGTCGCCTATCCCTTAACAACCACGATCAAGGAGTTCTTGGCTGCTCAACCAGAAGCTGATGTGATCTCCTCAAATTGGCTGCACTGCCATGGCGGCAATCTGTTCGACAACCCCTTGAATTTGTCGAACACCCGCCTCGAACTCACCAACAAATTCAAAAGCTTGTTCCGCTACGGCACCGCCGTGACTGACATCGGCGCACACGTGCCCTCGGTTCTGGCCGAACCCACAGTCCAACACACCAGCAGCGACGGGCAAAAGATCAACGCACTCACCATCGACAACGAGCCCCTTAACGGGCTGAGACGGTTGAGCAAAAGTGGTATTCAGGCCTGCATCGAGACAACAAACACCAGCTGGGTCATCCATCGCCACACCCGATCAGAACTGGAGTACTCAGCCAAATTGCTCCACCCGGATGTGAACGAGCTGGCAAACCCTTTCAAACCCAACCGCACTGGATATCTCCTGCGGGAGGAGGGCGTGGAGTCACGGCAGTTGGCAACCAACCTTCTCGGCCCCACCCACAGGCCGCCTCAGGCCTACCTGAATTCCCTTGAAGCCTTCATCGATCGCTGCGGTGTCAACGAACTGATTCATGAAGCCAGAGCAGAAAAAGCAAAAAAAGCAAACAAGGTCCTCAACACAAAAATTGCCGCAGCTGTTGCGAAGTCAAGGAGCAATCCAAAACGATCACGCATCATCAGCCAACTTCTGCGGAAGCCAGAGACACGTAAAACCTGCCGTATCTATGCCACAAAATTGCTCAAACTAAATCCGGACTCCAAAGATGCAATAGCCTCACTGATTTACACCTACGCCCATGAAGACTACAGCGGAAAAATCCGCACAGCACTGGACCTCGCACACCAAAACTGCCAAGGCAATGAAGACAATCTCAATAAGATTCTGCATAAAGTATTTAAATATCTAAACGAGAAGGAGGCTGGCAACTTTGAAGGAATTTTGCACCAATACAAGATCGAGAAAGCCGAAATCTCCCGGCGACTGGAGATCAATCTAAACGCCAGAACGCGCCTCTTGAATCGCGCCAGCATTGAAACCAACAGCTGCGATGTGATCACCGTTGCTTCCAACGAAGGGCCCTACATAGCAGAATTTATTCACCACTACATTTACCAAGGATTTAGAAATCTTTTCATCGGACTGAACAACGACACCTCCGGACAAACAGGACCAATCATTGAATTAATTGCCAAGCAATATCCCCAGGTTCACCTGATCAATACAGACCAAGAGCATCAGCAAGGACAGCAGCGCAGTTCCTACTGCAAGCTCTATGACGAAGCATCCAAGATCAGTCAATCCTCCCATTGCATGGTGGTGGATGTGGATGAGTCCTGGGTCGCCTATCCCTTAACAACCACGATCAAGGAGTTCTTGGCTGCTCAACCAGAAGCTGATGTGATCTCCTCAAATTGGCTGCACTGCCATGGCGGCAATCTGTTCGACAACCCCTTGAATTTGTCGAACACCCGCCTCGAACTCACCAACAAATTCAAAAGCTTGTTCCGCTACGGCACCGCCGTGACTGACATCGGCGCACACGTGCCCTCGGTTCTGGCCGAACCCACAGTCCAACACACCAGCAGCGACGGGCAAAAGATCAACGCACTCACCATCGACAACGAGCCCCTTAACGGGCTGAGACGGTTGAGCAAAAGTGGTATTCAGGCCTGCATCGAGACAACAAACACCAGCTGGGTCATCCATCGCCACACCCGATCAGAACTGGAGTACTCAGCCAAATTGCTCCACCCGGATGTGAACGAGCTGGCAAACCCTTTCAAACCCAACCGCACTGGATATCTCCTGCGGGAGGAGGGCGTGGAGTCACGGCAGTTGGCAACCAACCTTCTCGGCCCCACCCACAGGCCGCCTCAGGCCTACCTGAATTCCCTTGAAGCCTTCATCGATCGCTGCGGTGTCAACGAACTGATTCATGAAGCCAGAGCTCAAATTGACGAGGAGCAGATCAAGGAGACAATCAAAGCGATGAATCCCAAGATGATCAAAACTCATCAAACGGTCTGGCAACGCACGTTCAGGGGGACACGATTCCTGAAAATGCTCGAGCACCGCTGCTGTGAATGCGACGTTGAGCCGATTGCCTAG
- the ribH gene encoding 6,7-dimethyl-8-ribityllumazine synthase translates to MATFEGRFSDAAGLRVGIVVARFNDLVTAKLLSGCLDCLKRHGVDVSETSSQLDVAWVPGSFELPIVAQQMARSGQYQVLITLGAVIRGDTPHFDVVVAEASKGIAAVARDTAVPVIFGVLTTDTMQQALERAGIKSNLGWSYGLEALEMGSLMKTLP, encoded by the coding sequence ATGGCCACGTTCGAAGGACGTTTTTCTGACGCAGCAGGGCTGCGCGTCGGCATCGTTGTGGCCCGCTTCAATGATCTGGTCACCGCCAAGCTGCTGAGCGGTTGTCTCGACTGCCTCAAGCGACACGGGGTGGATGTGTCGGAAACGAGTTCACAGCTTGATGTGGCCTGGGTACCGGGTTCGTTTGAACTGCCGATCGTGGCCCAGCAGATGGCCCGTTCCGGTCAGTATCAGGTGCTGATCACCCTTGGGGCGGTGATCCGTGGAGACACTCCCCACTTCGATGTGGTGGTGGCGGAGGCCAGCAAGGGCATAGCGGCTGTGGCCCGCGACACGGCTGTGCCGGTGATCTTCGGGGTGTTGACGACCGACACGATGCAGCAGGCGCTGGAGCGGGCGGGCATCAAGAGCAACCTGGGTTGGAGCTATGGCTTGGAGGCGTTGGAGATGGGCAGCCTCATGAAGACATTGCCCTAG
- the psbZ gene encoding photosystem II reaction center protein PsbZ: protein MQFINTLTVLALVVASFALIVAVPVLYASSEDSGRSNRLILLGSAVWVVLVLLNWGVSFFVV, encoded by the coding sequence ATGCAGTTCATCAACACGCTGACCGTCCTGGCCCTGGTGGTGGCGTCCTTTGCTCTGATCGTTGCGGTGCCGGTGCTGTATGCCTCCAGCGAAGACAGCGGCCGTTCCAACCGCCTCATCCTGCTGGGCAGTGCTGTGTGGGTGGTCTTGGTGCTCCTCAACTGGGGTGTGAGCTTCTTCGTCGTCTGA
- a CDS encoding DUF561 domain-containing protein: protein MTRLQQLPISLQCSLEQRSALKVIAGLMNFDAASVERVARAAGRGGADLIDVACDPALVRLAIEASGGVPVCVSSVEPEQFPAAVEAGALMVEIGNYDAFYPQGRIFDAAEVLELTRRTRQLLPNVVLSVTVPHVLPMDEQEQLAIDLVAAGADLIQTEGGTSAKPFSAGHLGLIEKAAPTLAAAHSISRAVDVPVLCASGLSAVTLPMAIAAGAAGVGVGSAVNRLRDELAMVAVVRGLRDAIGSAVATRV, encoded by the coding sequence ATGACCCGTCTTCAGCAGCTGCCCATTTCTCTCCAGTGCAGTCTTGAGCAGCGCTCTGCGCTCAAGGTGATCGCTGGCCTGATGAATTTCGATGCCGCCAGCGTGGAGCGGGTCGCCCGCGCCGCCGGGCGTGGCGGTGCAGATCTGATCGACGTGGCCTGTGACCCCGCCCTGGTGCGTCTGGCGATCGAGGCCTCCGGTGGCGTGCCCGTGTGTGTGTCGTCGGTGGAGCCTGAGCAGTTCCCCGCGGCGGTGGAAGCCGGTGCACTGATGGTGGAGATCGGCAACTACGACGCCTTCTATCCCCAGGGCCGGATCTTTGATGCAGCTGAGGTGCTGGAGCTCACCCGCCGAACCCGCCAATTGCTGCCCAACGTGGTGTTGAGCGTCACCGTGCCCCACGTGCTGCCCATGGATGAACAGGAGCAGCTGGCCATTGATCTGGTGGCAGCCGGTGCCGATCTGATCCAGACCGAGGGCGGCACCAGTGCCAAGCCCTTCAGTGCTGGTCACCTGGGTTTGATCGAGAAGGCTGCCCCCACCCTGGCGGCGGCCCACAGCATCAGCCGTGCCGTCGATGTGCCCGTTTTGTGTGCGTCTGGTCTTTCGGCAGTGACGCTGCCAATGGCCATTGCCGCCGGTGCGGCGGGTGTGGGCGTCGGTTCAGCGGTGAACCGTCTTCGGGATGAGCTGGCGATGGTGGCGGTGGTGCGTGGTCTGCGTGATGCCATCGGCAGCGCTGTCGCGACCCGCGTCTGA
- the tilS gene encoding tRNA lysidine(34) synthetase TilS, whose product MGETHPSFLGWTSWHDRLHRRLLMQPQLLPQGSSLLLAVSGGQDSMALLALLHDLAPLHDWSLSLWHGDHSWHDGSSRIAADLSNWCQQRKLPLQVDQAAPGQVPSEAKARQWRYEQLAKRGRQAGADVVTGHTASDRAETMLLQLARGSDLAGLAALPSIRPLSPEGPRLRRPLLYLQRHDTLQICRELALPIWEDPSNQSPEFARNRIRQEVLPVLEALHPGSTQRMSDLAERVSQVRDVQTELSRMALKLLQTPAGMDRRGLGALSSASRRLLLAQWLQQQGVPPLPASQLDELSGRLDNGAPGGAADLAGGWQLSWKGAELVLQQRATEH is encoded by the coding sequence GTGGGGGAAACGCACCCCTCCTTTTTGGGCTGGACGTCCTGGCATGACCGCCTGCACCGGCGCCTGCTGATGCAGCCGCAGCTGCTGCCCCAGGGCAGCTCTCTGCTGCTGGCGGTGTCTGGCGGGCAGGACTCCATGGCCCTGCTCGCGTTGCTGCATGACCTGGCGCCTTTGCATGACTGGAGCCTGAGCCTGTGGCACGGCGATCACAGCTGGCACGACGGCTCCAGCCGGATCGCCGCTGACCTGAGCAACTGGTGCCAGCAGCGGAAGCTCCCCCTGCAGGTGGACCAGGCAGCGCCAGGACAGGTGCCCAGCGAAGCCAAGGCCCGGCAGTGGCGTTACGAACAACTGGCAAAACGAGGCCGCCAAGCGGGCGCCGATGTGGTGACGGGCCACACCGCCAGCGACCGGGCCGAAACGATGCTGCTGCAGCTGGCCCGCGGCAGCGACCTGGCTGGCCTGGCGGCTTTGCCCAGCATCCGCCCGCTGAGCCCGGAAGGCCCTCGGCTGCGCCGGCCGCTGCTGTACCTGCAGCGCCACGACACCCTCCAGATCTGCCGAGAGCTAGCGCTGCCGATCTGGGAGGACCCCAGCAATCAATCCCCCGAGTTCGCCCGCAACCGGATCCGCCAGGAGGTGCTGCCGGTGCTGGAGGCGTTGCATCCAGGCAGCACGCAGCGGATGAGCGATCTGGCCGAACGGGTGTCCCAGGTGCGGGACGTTCAGACAGAACTCAGCCGGATGGCCCTGAAGCTTCTGCAAACCCCAGCTGGCATGGACCGCCGCGGCCTGGGAGCGTTGAGCTCAGCCAGCCGCCGCCTGCTGCTGGCGCAGTGGCTGCAGCAGCAGGGGGTGCCACCCCTGCCGGCCAGCCAGCTCGACGAGCTCAGCGGGCGACTGGACAACGGTGCCCCCGGCGGTGCGGCCGACCTTGCCGGAGGCTGGCAACTCAGCTGGAAAGGGGCGGAGCTTGTGCTGCAGCAACGCGCAACAGAGCATTAA
- a CDS encoding precorrin-8X methylmutase produces the protein MAWMAQDHPIFTESIRRIRAALGDTGLPPLQQQVLERLVHSSGDLSLGTLLRFSEGACEQGLAALKQGAPILTDTAMAAAAVAPMAQRTLGSTVHTVLDWAPEAAPAGSTRTAAGMVQAWRALALASPAPVVLIGSAPTALEVLLQQVAADAPAPSLVIGMPVGFVGVAESKKHLAASGLAQIRLEGSRGGAGLVAAAVNALLRVAAAQAPPLSS, from the coding sequence GGCCCAGGACCACCCGATCTTCACCGAAAGCATCCGGCGGATCCGGGCGGCTCTGGGGGACACGGGCCTGCCGCCGCTGCAACAGCAGGTGCTGGAACGGCTGGTGCACAGCAGCGGCGATCTCTCGTTGGGAACACTGCTGCGGTTCAGCGAGGGGGCCTGTGAGCAGGGTTTGGCAGCGCTGAAGCAGGGGGCGCCGATCCTGACGGACACTGCGATGGCGGCAGCGGCGGTGGCCCCGATGGCCCAACGCACCCTCGGAAGCACGGTGCACACGGTGCTGGACTGGGCACCTGAGGCGGCGCCGGCGGGTTCAACGCGCACCGCGGCGGGCATGGTGCAGGCCTGGCGTGCGCTCGCGCTGGCGTCACCGGCTCCGGTGGTGCTGATCGGCAGTGCGCCGACCGCCCTCGAGGTGCTGTTGCAGCAGGTGGCCGCCGACGCTCCAGCCCCCAGCCTGGTGATCGGCATGCCGGTGGGTTTTGTGGGGGTGGCGGAAAGCAAGAAGCATCTGGCGGCCAGCGGCCTGGCCCAGATCCGTTTGGAGGGCAGCAGGGGTGGAGCGGGTCTGGTGGCCGCGGCGGTTAATGCTCTGTTGCGCGTTGCTGCAGCACAAGCTCCGCCCCTTTCCAGCTGA